A stretch of the bacterium genome encodes the following:
- a CDS encoding SLBB domain-containing protein: MRLLFAFLVLIVATNLVFSQESFIKAGDVINVSVDGETLMSRQYRVDQNGMAIIELVGAVKLGGLSTDAAAKLIADKIKSRQILKDPQVMVKLVPNQVFVSGSVSNPGSIAITPNLKLSDVLKTASPTETADLTSVRVTHSDGQQLTIDFEKLSTTPENDIVLQPGDQVFVFQRAVNQGIMVLGQVKAPQTIPFEPGLTINGAISKAGGVLQEADLSQVKLTRASGGPANIIDLSKSGTDTPLSPGDQILVPQKTSNVYVLVRGAVKRSGLVAYHEGLTLREALEAADLLEDAQLNKVTIERRIDGKIQKIKVNYTEILRGVRTDEVLQPGDVLDVPNPPRSQGTSNILQAASLVVGIIFFFLK, from the coding sequence ATGCGACTTCTATTTGCATTTCTTGTTTTGATAGTAGCAACTAATCTGGTTTTCTCACAGGAATCGTTCATCAAAGCGGGCGACGTCATAAACGTTAGTGTTGATGGCGAAACGCTGATGTCGAGGCAATACCGAGTTGATCAGAATGGCATGGCAATTATTGAACTCGTTGGCGCGGTAAAACTCGGGGGATTATCAACTGATGCTGCCGCGAAATTGATTGCCGATAAGATTAAAAGCCGCCAAATCCTTAAAGATCCACAGGTTATGGTGAAGCTGGTTCCCAATCAAGTTTTCGTCTCAGGATCGGTAAGCAACCCGGGTTCCATTGCGATTACACCGAACCTCAAGCTTTCAGATGTGCTCAAAACGGCTTCACCAACAGAGACTGCCGATTTAACCTCGGTTCGTGTCACTCATTCGGATGGTCAGCAGTTGACTATCGATTTTGAGAAATTAAGTACAACTCCTGAAAATGATATTGTGCTCCAACCAGGAGACCAAGTTTTTGTCTTTCAACGCGCCGTCAATCAAGGGATTATGGTTTTAGGGCAAGTCAAAGCGCCGCAAACGATCCCGTTTGAACCCGGTTTAACCATCAACGGAGCTATCTCCAAAGCAGGCGGCGTTCTTCAAGAAGCCGATCTTTCTCAGGTAAAGCTTACTAGAGCATCAGGCGGACCGGCAAATATCATCGACCTATCGAAGTCAGGGACGGACACCCCTCTTTCTCCAGGCGATCAGATATTGGTGCCTCAAAAAACGAGCAATGTTTATGTGCTGGTACGCGGGGCGGTCAAACGGTCAGGACTTGTTGCATATCATGAAGGCTTAACTCTTCGCGAAGCGCTTGAGGCAGCCGATCTCTTGGAGGATGCGCAACTCAACAAAGTCACCATTGAACGCCGCATCGACGGTAAGATTCAAAAGATTAAAGTCAACTATACTGAAATTCTACGCGGCGTGCGTACTGATGAAGTATTGCA